One window from the genome of Pseudonocardia hierapolitana encodes:
- a CDS encoding helix-turn-helix domain-containing protein: MNATKTHSRGNLMIVVPDDAEAGSFDQSALDRAGGRAPKGAPTGPTVLRIGLGGALRRKREAAGVTRDRAGEAIRASPAKISRLELGRVGFKERDVADLLTCYGVRDPAERQQFLDLARQANTPGWWHRYSDLLPSWFETYLGLEQAASVIRNYELQFVPGLLQTRDYARAVTMLGHTDPVEVERRVELRMQRQALLTGPNAPTLWAVVDEAALRRSLMGPQQSRDQLTHLIEMNELPNISLQVAPFSYGGHAAAGGPFAILRFAEPDLPDIVYLEQLTSALYLDKRSDVEHYAAVMDRLCAQVEQPERTEEILTRIRAEI; this comes from the coding sequence GTGAACGCGACCAAGACACACTCCCGGGGGAACCTGATGATCGTCGTGCCCGACGACGCGGAGGCCGGGTCGTTCGACCAGTCCGCTCTCGACCGTGCCGGCGGTCGCGCTCCGAAGGGAGCGCCGACAGGCCCCACCGTGCTGCGCATCGGGCTCGGTGGGGCGCTGCGACGCAAGCGTGAGGCCGCGGGGGTCACCCGCGACCGCGCGGGCGAGGCGATCCGAGCCTCGCCCGCGAAGATCAGCCGACTCGAGCTGGGACGCGTCGGGTTCAAGGAACGCGACGTCGCGGACCTGCTCACCTGCTACGGCGTGCGTGACCCCGCCGAGCGGCAGCAGTTCCTCGACCTCGCCCGGCAGGCCAACACGCCGGGCTGGTGGCATCGCTACTCCGACCTGCTGCCGAGCTGGTTCGAGACCTACCTCGGGCTCGAGCAGGCCGCGTCGGTCATCCGCAACTACGAGCTCCAGTTCGTCCCCGGGCTGCTGCAGACGCGCGACTACGCGCGTGCCGTCACGATGCTCGGCCACACCGACCCGGTGGAGGTCGAGCGCCGCGTCGAGCTGAGGATGCAGCGTCAGGCGCTGCTCACGGGCCCCAACGCGCCCACGCTGTGGGCGGTGGTCGACGAGGCCGCCCTGCGGCGCTCCCTGATGGGCCCCCAGCAGAGCCGGGACCAGCTCACGCACCTGATCGAGATGAACGAGCTGCCCAACATCTCGCTGCAGGTGGCGCCGTTCTCCTACGGCGGCCACGCCGCGGCGGGCGGGCCGTTCGCGATCCTGCGCTTCGCCGAGCCGGACCTGCCCGACATCGTCTACCTGGAGCAGCTCACGAGCGCCCTCTACCTGGACAAGCGCTCCGACGTGGAGCACTACGCCGCGGTGATGGACCGGCTGTGCGCACAGGTGGAGCAGCCGGAGCGCACCGAGGAGATCCTCACCCGGATCCGTGCGGAAATTTGA
- a CDS encoding RNA polymerase subunit sigma-70, producing the protein MTAVTDPRTSDALAAALAGDQTAFSTLVEPHRRELQVHCYRMLGSFTDAEDLVQETLLRAWRRRETFAGRSTFRAWLYRIATNACLDHMERHRRRPGENGEVTWLQPFPDRMLEQAAPPDAEPDATVVARETIELAFLVAVQHLPPRQRAVLMLRDVLGWSAAESAAVLETSVASVNSALQRARATMRQHLPRQRSEWSVAGPTDEERSVLQRFMDACERADTSALASLLREDAVFSMPPQPEVTRGRDAIIELWAPALTGPTGLGELLLVPVWLNRQPAAANYARRPGDAEFRALAVDVLRVEGGSISDVLSFEHTETFPVFDLLGLPATR; encoded by the coding sequence ATGACCGCGGTGACTGATCCCAGAACCTCCGACGCGCTGGCTGCGGCCCTGGCGGGCGACCAGACGGCATTCTCGACGCTCGTCGAGCCGCACCGCCGGGAGCTGCAGGTGCACTGCTACCGGATGCTGGGCTCGTTCACCGACGCCGAGGACCTGGTGCAGGAGACCCTGTTGCGGGCGTGGCGCCGCCGCGAGACCTTCGCGGGCCGGTCGACGTTCCGCGCGTGGCTCTACCGCATCGCCACCAACGCCTGCCTCGACCACATGGAGCGCCACCGCCGCCGCCCCGGAGAGAACGGCGAGGTCACCTGGCTGCAGCCGTTCCCGGACCGGATGCTCGAGCAGGCCGCGCCGCCGGACGCCGAACCGGACGCGACCGTCGTGGCGCGGGAGACGATCGAGCTGGCGTTCCTCGTCGCCGTGCAGCACCTGCCGCCGCGCCAGCGCGCGGTACTGATGCTGCGCGACGTGCTCGGCTGGTCGGCCGCGGAGAGCGCCGCGGTGCTCGAGACGAGCGTCGCCTCGGTGAACAGCGCGCTGCAACGAGCGAGGGCCACGATGCGCCAGCACCTGCCGAGGCAGCGCTCGGAGTGGTCGGTCGCCGGGCCCACCGACGAGGAGCGCTCCGTCCTGCAGCGCTTCATGGACGCCTGCGAGCGCGCCGACACGAGCGCGCTCGCGTCGCTGCTGCGCGAGGACGCGGTCTTCTCGATGCCGCCTCAGCCCGAAGTCACGCGTGGCCGGGACGCGATCATCGAGCTGTGGGCCCCCGCGCTGACCGGCCCGACAGGGCTCGGCGAGCTCCTCCTGGTGCCGGTGTGGCTGAACCGCCAACCCGCCGCCGCGAACTACGCGCGCCGGCCAGGCGACGCGGAGTTCCGCGCCCTGGCCGTGGACGTGCTGCGGGTCGAGGGCGGGTCGATCAGCGACGTCCTGTCGTTCGAGCACACGGAGACCTTCCCCGTCTTCGACCTGCTCGGCCTCCCGGCGACCCGGTAG
- a CDS encoding pseudouridine synthase: MRRKLKSPLPQRHGLDPVRLRTPAETSWATMRDHLVERLPRVDPARIDAMLREQRIVDRSGPIAPDAPFVPEEFLWFHRDLPDEASVPFEIGIVHRDDDLLVVDKPHFLATIPRGRHILETALVRLRRDLDLPTLSPAHRLDRPTAGLLMFVVRRERRGAYQTLFRDRRVRKTYEAVAPHDPALTLPRTVESRIVKERGVIRAYEEPGPVNAVTHVELLAHRNGLARYRLVPETGRTHQLRVHMNGLGVPILGDDFYPELTEKPLNDFRRPLQLLAAALEFRDPFTGATRRFTTRLDLQAWTSFDKWASPTREGRP; the protein is encoded by the coding sequence CTGAGGCGCAAGTTGAAGTCGCCGCTTCCGCAGCGGCACGGGCTCGACCCGGTGCGGCTGCGGACGCCGGCGGAAACGTCATGGGCCACGATGCGCGACCACCTGGTCGAGCGGCTACCGCGCGTCGACCCGGCGCGGATCGACGCCATGCTCCGGGAGCAGCGCATCGTCGACCGGAGCGGGCCGATCGCGCCGGACGCGCCGTTCGTGCCGGAGGAGTTCCTGTGGTTCCACCGGGACCTCCCCGACGAGGCGTCCGTGCCGTTCGAGATCGGCATCGTGCACCGCGACGACGACCTGCTCGTCGTCGACAAGCCGCACTTCCTCGCCACGATCCCGCGCGGACGCCACATCCTCGAGACCGCGCTCGTGCGGCTGCGCCGGGACCTGGACCTGCCGACGCTCTCGCCCGCCCACCGGCTGGACCGGCCCACCGCCGGCCTGCTCATGTTCGTCGTCCGCCGGGAACGGCGCGGTGCCTACCAGACGCTGTTCCGCGACCGGCGGGTCCGCAAGACCTACGAGGCCGTCGCGCCCCACGACCCGGCCCTCACCCTGCCCCGCACGGTGGAGAGCCGGATCGTCAAGGAACGCGGGGTGATCCGCGCGTACGAGGAGCCCGGCCCGGTCAACGCGGTCACGCACGTCGAGCTGCTGGCCCACCGCAACGGCCTCGCCCGTTACCGGCTCGTGCCCGAGACGGGGCGCACCCACCAGCTGCGGGTGCACATGAACGGACTCGGCGTCCCGATCCTCGGCGACGACTTCTACCCCGAGCTCACCGAGAAGCCGCTCAACGATTTCCGCCGCCCCCTGCAGCTGCTCGCGGCCGCACTGGAGTTCCGCGACCCCTTCACCGGGGCGACGCGCCGGTTCACCACCCGGCTCGACCTGCAAGCATGGACCTCCTTCGACAAGTGGGCATCACCGACGAGGGAAGGACGGCCGTGA
- a CDS encoding DUF397 domain-containing protein yields MQLAFTENYETVQWRKSTASNPSGNCVELAELAGGDVALRNSRFPAGPVLVGSRAAVAAFVRAARSGELDDLAC; encoded by the coding sequence GTGCAACTCGCTTTCACAGAGAACTACGAGACCGTGCAGTGGCGCAAGAGCACGGCGAGCAACCCCAGCGGAAACTGCGTCGAACTGGCAGAACTCGCCGGTGGGGACGTCGCGCTCCGCAACTCACGCTTCCCGGCTGGCCCGGTGCTCGTCGGCTCCCGGGCCGCCGTAGCCGCCTTCGTCCGCGCCGCGAGGAGCGGGGAACTCGACGACCTGGCCTGCTGA
- a CDS encoding alpha-amylase family glycosyl hydrolase, translating to MSRPWWQDAVVYQVYPRSFADTDGDGIGDLPGIVQRLPHLRALGVDALWVSPFFRSPMVDFGYDISDHTAVDPIFGTDGDADALIAAAHAHGLRILVDIVLPHTSDQHPWFRDAASSRTAPMRDFYVWRDGPTPGRPHGGPPNNWAAGFPAGTSAWTWHPGTAQWYLHSHLPQEPDLDWSNPAVRAAQLDVLHFWLDRGVDGVRLDSINRLGKDPACRDNVDGERLRQQDWPTLHEYLREVRTLVDSYPGVAAVGEVWEFDQRRILPYLAPDELHLAHNFVFARSRFEAAGIRRTVEEFADLAGPDTWPAWFFNNHDEPRVVSRWSTPGDDEETCAARARLAAVLLLSLRGTPFLYQGEELGLPDTELPPGIGGDGNGRDPQRTPMPWAPPSTAGPGAGFTTGEPWLPVGAAAERLNVASELRDPNSMLALYRTLLTLRRERPSLHAGSQAFLDAPQDVLAYLRAEGRERSLVILNFAATTRRLDVAPLLGDGSSATPLLLASTSDAAGRGRPCPTIALGAFSGVVLDPGPAPPIAKS from the coding sequence GTGAGCCGGCCGTGGTGGCAGGACGCCGTCGTCTACCAGGTCTATCCGCGTAGCTTCGCCGACACCGATGGCGACGGGATCGGCGACCTGCCCGGCATCGTCCAGCGCCTCCCCCACCTGCGCGCGCTCGGCGTCGACGCGCTGTGGGTCTCGCCGTTCTTCCGTTCGCCGATGGTCGACTTCGGCTACGACATCAGCGATCACACGGCCGTCGACCCGATCTTCGGCACGGACGGCGACGCCGACGCCCTCATCGCCGCGGCCCATGCGCACGGCCTGCGGATCCTGGTGGACATCGTGCTCCCGCACACGAGTGACCAGCACCCGTGGTTCCGGGACGCGGCGTCCTCCCGCACCGCCCCGATGCGCGACTTCTACGTCTGGCGCGACGGGCCGACCCCCGGCCGCCCGCACGGCGGCCCACCGAACAACTGGGCCGCCGGTTTCCCCGCCGGCACCTCCGCCTGGACCTGGCATCCGGGTACGGCGCAGTGGTACCTGCACTCCCACCTGCCCCAGGAACCCGACCTCGACTGGTCCAACCCCGCGGTCCGGGCCGCGCAGCTCGACGTCCTGCACTTCTGGCTGGACCGTGGAGTGGACGGTGTGCGGCTCGACTCGATCAACCGGCTCGGCAAGGACCCCGCCTGCCGGGACAACGTCGACGGCGAACGGCTGCGTCAGCAGGACTGGCCGACGCTGCACGAGTACCTGCGCGAGGTGCGCACCCTCGTCGACTCCTACCCCGGTGTCGCCGCGGTCGGGGAGGTCTGGGAGTTCGACCAGCGCCGGATCCTGCCCTACCTCGCCCCCGACGAGCTGCATCTGGCCCACAACTTCGTGTTCGCCCGGTCGCGGTTCGAGGCCGCGGGGATCAGGCGAACGGTTGAGGAGTTCGCCGACCTCGCCGGCCCGGACACCTGGCCCGCATGGTTCTTCAACAACCACGACGAGCCGCGGGTCGTGAGCCGGTGGTCGACGCCCGGCGACGACGAGGAGACGTGTGCGGCCAGGGCGCGCCTGGCCGCCGTGCTGCTGCTCTCCCTGCGCGGCACGCCCTTCCTCTACCAGGGCGAGGAGCTCGGCCTGCCCGACACCGAACTCCCGCCCGGCATCGGCGGGGACGGCAACGGCCGCGACCCGCAGCGCACGCCGATGCCCTGGGCGCCACCGTCCACGGCCGGTCCGGGCGCCGGATTCACCACCGGGGAACCGTGGCTGCCCGTCGGTGCCGCCGCCGAACGGCTCAACGTCGCATCGGAACTCCGGGACCCGAACTCGATGCTCGCCCTCTACCGCACGCTGCTCACCCTGCGCCGGGAGCGGCCGTCCCTGCACGCCGGGAGCCAGGCGTTCCTCGACGCCCCGCAGGACGTGCTCGCGTACCTCCGCGCGGAAGGCCGGGAACGCTCGCTCGTGATCCTCAACTTCGCCGCGACGACCCGCCGTCTCGACGTCGCACCGCTGCTCGGAGACGGCTCGTCGGCCACTCCCCTGTTGCTGGCCTCGACCAGCGACGCCGCCGGACGTGGACGGCCGTGTCCCACCATCGCACTGGGCGCCTTCAGCGGCGTCGTCCTCGATCCCGGACCGGCTCCGCCCATAGCGAAGTCTTGA
- a CDS encoding GH1 family beta-glucosidase: protein MTATQPSTATGAIRFPQGFLWGSATAAYQIEGAVAEGGRTPSIWDTFSHTPGRVARGDTGDVAVDHYHRFRDDVALMARLGLTSYRFSVSWPRISPQVTPDELGPVNAEGIAFYSDLVDELLAHGISPSITLYHWDLPQSLEDAGGWTARRTAERFAEYAEVVAAALGDRVPLFITLNEPWCSAYLGYASGVHAPGRTDDAAALSAVHHLNLAHGLATAAIRRAAPTSRVAITLNLAWVRPENPASDLDADAARRVDGLQNRVFLDPVLHGRYPADVQADTAGVTDWSFVRDGDLDVISARIDALGINYYSPTIARHWTREHPKENADGHGDGAASPWIACDDVEFPIQHGPKTDMGWSIDPRGLTELLLRVAREAPGLELLVTENGAAYPDVVGPDGRIADTDRVEYLRGHLTALHAAIEAGAPVTGYYVWSLLDNFEWAWGYAKRFGIVHVDYATQVRTPKDSAHFFAEVIRRNALPE, encoded by the coding sequence GTGACCGCCACCCAACCCAGCACCGCGACCGGCGCGATCCGGTTCCCCCAGGGTTTCCTGTGGGGTTCCGCCACCGCCGCCTACCAGATCGAGGGGGCCGTCGCGGAGGGTGGGCGCACGCCGTCGATCTGGGACACCTTCTCCCACACGCCGGGCCGCGTCGCACGCGGTGACACCGGGGACGTCGCCGTCGACCACTACCACCGGTTCCGCGACGACGTCGCGCTGATGGCACGGCTGGGGCTCACCTCGTACCGGTTCTCCGTCTCGTGGCCCCGGATCAGCCCCCAGGTCACGCCCGACGAGCTCGGCCCCGTCAACGCCGAGGGCATCGCCTTCTACTCCGACCTGGTCGACGAGCTGCTCGCGCACGGGATCAGCCCGTCGATCACGCTGTACCACTGGGACCTCCCGCAGTCGCTCGAGGACGCAGGCGGCTGGACGGCGCGGCGCACCGCGGAGCGGTTCGCCGAGTACGCGGAGGTGGTGGCCGCGGCGCTGGGAGACCGGGTGCCGCTCTTCATCACGCTGAACGAGCCGTGGTGCAGCGCCTACCTCGGCTACGCGAGCGGCGTGCACGCCCCGGGCCGCACCGACGACGCGGCCGCGCTCTCGGCCGTCCACCACCTCAACCTGGCACACGGCCTCGCGACGGCCGCCATCCGCCGGGCCGCACCGACGAGCCGGGTGGCGATCACGCTGAACCTCGCGTGGGTCCGTCCGGAGAACCCGGCATCGGACCTCGACGCCGACGCGGCACGCAGGGTCGACGGGCTGCAGAACCGGGTGTTCCTCGACCCGGTGCTCCACGGGCGTTACCCCGCGGACGTGCAGGCCGACACGGCGGGCGTGACCGACTGGTCGTTCGTGCGGGACGGCGACCTCGACGTCATCTCGGCCCGGATCGACGCGCTGGGCATCAACTACTACTCCCCCACCATCGCGCGGCACTGGACGCGGGAGCACCCCAAGGAGAACGCCGACGGTCACGGCGACGGCGCCGCCAGCCCGTGGATCGCCTGCGACGACGTCGAGTTCCCGATCCAACACGGGCCGAAGACCGACATGGGGTGGAGCATCGACCCGCGCGGGCTCACCGAGCTGCTGCTGCGGGTGGCGCGGGAGGCCCCGGGCCTGGAGCTCCTGGTCACCGAGAACGGCGCCGCATACCCGGACGTCGTCGGCCCCGACGGACGGATCGCCGACACAGACCGCGTCGAGTACCTGCGCGGACACCTCACGGCCCTGCACGCGGCGATCGAGGCCGGTGCGCCCGTCACCGGGTACTACGTGTGGTCCCTCCTGGACAACTTCGAGTGGGCGTGGGGTTACGCCAAGCGATTCGGGATCGTCCACGTCGACTACGCCACTCAGGTCCGCACCCCGAAGGACAGCGCCCACTTCTTCGCCGAGGTGATCCGCCGCAACGCCCTGCCCGAGTGA
- a CDS encoding AMP-binding protein, protein MASAHTDPFCRDHLPPRDQWPELTFELPELRYPDQLNAARELLAGPPGERPCVRGSGISWTYAELRHHAAQVAAVLTEDLGLVPGNRVLLRGPNEPWQVACWLGVLLAGGVAVATMPMLRRTELDTISELARPSLALVHHDFLHDVPPDLRTVAYGGDSELTGMIATHDGGFAPVDTAADDVALLAFTSGTTGRPKATMHFHRDVLAIADTFSRHVVQIRPADVVTGTPPIAFTFGLGGLVVFPLRAGASTVLLDRVTPPQLADTVAEEGVTVLFTAPTAYRAILAADKADRLAGVRRLVSAGETLPASVWHAMHDATGLRIIDGIGSTEMLHVFISAADDDIRPGTTGRAVPGYQAAVLDDDGRPVPDGTPGNLAVKGPTGCRYLDGDRQTTYVRHGWNFTGDTYVRDADGYFTYLARSDDMIVSSGYNISGPEVEQALIGHPDVVDCAVVATPDEERGALVTAFVVLREGAAPDAAALQDHVKQTIAPYKYPRLVEFVTELPRTSTGKLQRFVLREKAAERT, encoded by the coding sequence ATGGCCAGCGCCCACACGGACCCGTTCTGCCGCGATCATCTGCCGCCCCGCGACCAGTGGCCCGAGCTCACGTTCGAGCTGCCGGAGCTGCGCTACCCGGATCAGCTCAACGCCGCCCGCGAGCTGCTCGCCGGCCCGCCCGGCGAGCGCCCGTGCGTGCGGGGGTCCGGCATCTCGTGGACCTACGCCGAGCTGCGCCACCACGCCGCCCAGGTGGCCGCCGTGCTCACCGAGGACCTCGGCCTCGTGCCGGGCAACCGGGTGCTCCTGCGCGGGCCGAACGAGCCGTGGCAGGTGGCCTGCTGGCTCGGGGTGCTGCTCGCGGGCGGAGTGGCCGTGGCCACCATGCCGATGCTGCGCCGCACCGAGCTGGACACGATCTCCGAGCTCGCCCGGCCGTCGCTCGCCCTCGTCCACCACGACTTCCTCCACGACGTGCCGCCGGACCTGCGCACCGTCGCCTACGGGGGCGACAGCGAGCTCACCGGCATGATTGCCACCCACGACGGCGGCTTCGCGCCGGTGGACACCGCCGCCGACGACGTGGCGCTCCTGGCGTTCACCTCGGGCACCACCGGCCGCCCGAAGGCCACGATGCACTTCCACCGCGACGTCCTCGCGATCGCGGACACGTTCTCCCGGCACGTGGTGCAGATCCGGCCCGCCGACGTGGTGACCGGCACACCGCCGATCGCGTTCACGTTCGGGCTCGGCGGGCTGGTGGTCTTCCCGCTCCGCGCCGGGGCGAGCACGGTGCTGCTGGACCGCGTGACGCCGCCGCAGCTCGCCGACACCGTGGCCGAGGAGGGCGTCACCGTGCTCTTCACGGCGCCCACGGCGTACCGGGCGATCCTCGCGGCCGACAAGGCCGACCGGCTGGCCGGCGTGCGCCGGCTGGTCTCGGCGGGCGAGACGCTGCCCGCGAGCGTGTGGCACGCGATGCACGACGCCACCGGCCTGCGGATCATCGACGGCATCGGGTCCACCGAGATGCTGCACGTGTTCATCTCCGCGGCCGACGACGACATCCGCCCCGGCACCACCGGCCGGGCCGTACCCGGCTACCAGGCCGCCGTGCTCGACGACGACGGCAGGCCGGTGCCCGACGGCACGCCGGGCAACCTCGCCGTGAAGGGCCCCACCGGATGCCGCTACCTGGACGGCGACCGGCAGACCACGTACGTGCGGCACGGCTGGAACTTCACGGGCGACACGTACGTGCGCGACGCCGACGGCTACTTCACCTACCTCGCCCGCAGCGACGACATGATCGTCTCGTCGGGCTACAACATCTCCGGTCCCGAGGTGGAGCAGGCGCTGATCGGGCATCCGGACGTCGTGGACTGCGCGGTGGTGGCCACGCCCGACGAGGAGCGGGGCGCACTCGTCACCGCGTTCGTCGTGCTGCGGGAGGGCGCCGCACCCGACGCGGCGGCACTGCAGGACCACGTGAAGCAGACGATCGCGCCCTACAAGTACCCGCGGCTGGTCGAGTTCGTCACCGAGCTCCCCCGCACGAGCACGGGGAAGCTGCAGCGTTTCGTGCTGCGGGAGAAGGCCGCCGAGCGCACATGA
- a CDS encoding LacI family DNA-binding transcriptional regulator: protein MSIPDPTRVTMAEVARHAGVSPMTVSYCYNQPDRVAPATLRRVREVAAELGYQGPDPTARSLRRRRSGAIGVVLGEHLTYAFEDPGARRFLAGVAEVCRERGIGLNLIPTTGADDDVDRVRAASVDGYIVWTTVDSDPVLAVVTGLGKPVAVHGGPAVPGARVVSIDNRASARELAARTFAGARRPAVFSQPFGRDRRPRLEIGPDPQRVDFPVTRDRLVGVYDHCRDAGLDPELLPVAIVARNDRSEAAAMADELFDSCDPDAVVAMGDQLAFAVLDAARRRGLHVPDDVAVAGWDDDPDAEREGLTTIAQSLFDQGRSCALIALGERAPGGPAEWAATVRRSTR, encoded by the coding sequence ATGTCCATACCCGACCCGACGCGGGTGACCATGGCCGAGGTGGCGCGCCACGCCGGCGTCTCGCCGATGACGGTCTCGTACTGCTACAACCAGCCGGATCGCGTCGCCCCGGCCACCCTGCGCCGGGTCCGGGAGGTCGCCGCCGAGCTGGGGTACCAGGGCCCCGACCCGACCGCCCGGTCGCTGCGCCGCCGCCGCAGCGGTGCGATCGGTGTCGTGCTCGGTGAGCACCTCACGTACGCCTTCGAGGACCCGGGGGCGCGCCGCTTCCTGGCCGGGGTCGCCGAGGTCTGCCGGGAGCGCGGGATCGGGCTGAACCTCATACCCACCACCGGTGCCGACGACGACGTCGATCGCGTGCGGGCGGCTTCCGTCGACGGCTACATCGTCTGGACCACGGTGGACTCCGACCCCGTCCTCGCCGTCGTCACCGGGCTCGGCAAGCCCGTCGCCGTCCACGGCGGGCCCGCCGTTCCCGGCGCCCGGGTCGTCAGCATCGACAACCGCGCCTCCGCCCGTGAGCTGGCCGCGCGCACGTTCGCCGGGGCCCGCCGTCCGGCCGTGTTCAGCCAGCCCTTCGGCCGCGACCGCAGGCCGCGGCTGGAGATCGGACCGGACCCGCAACGCGTCGACTTCCCGGTCACCCGCGACCGCCTCGTCGGCGTCTACGACCACTGCCGGGACGCGGGCCTCGACCCGGAGCTCCTCCCCGTCGCCATCGTCGCCCGCAACGACCGCAGCGAGGCCGCGGCCATGGCCGACGAGCTGTTCGACTCCTGCGACCCCGACGCGGTGGTGGCGATGGGTGACCAGCTCGCCTTCGCCGTCCTCGACGCCGCCCGCCGCCGGGGGCTCCACGTGCCCGACGACGTCGCGGTCGCCGGATGGGACGACGACCCGGACGCCGAGCGCGAGGGCCTCACCACGATCGCCCAGTCGCTCTTCGACCAGGGCCGCAGCTGTGCCCTGATCGCACTCGGCGAGCGGGCACCGGGCGGCCCGGCCGAATGGGCCGCGACGGTGCGCAGGAGCACCCGGTGA
- a CDS encoding MFS transporter, with translation MRVSTPSRRGVALGALSAACFVSVTSENLPVALLPDLASGFDVSEPAVGLLVTGYAFVVAVSVVPLVAVTAHWDRRTAAVATVATITASNLLLAVAPTYGVAVAARVVSAVGHGVFWSVVAPMAARLLGPQQAGRATAVVFAGNSLAFLFGLPLTSWLGATIGWRPAVLTVAGAAALSALLIRATIDPQPAEGSTPQRGPAAVRRVVTDGTLAPVNVATLITVLGHCTAFTYITVIIAEYVHLTGPATSGLLLAHGTAGLVGLVLIGRQVDRRPQATALVVTVGLTACMLVLLVAGPSSAAVAGVAVVLWAVPAGGLSVVLQAAVLRVAPDRPDLASAVYIVAYQVGIGLGALIGGLFIGHGALPVAVAAAAACGLAATAVVRRSAAFGPVRASGCGGAR, from the coding sequence GTGCGTGTTTCCACACCGTCCCGGAGGGGCGTGGCGCTGGGGGCGCTCAGCGCCGCCTGCTTCGTCTCTGTGACCTCGGAGAACCTGCCCGTCGCGCTGCTGCCGGACCTGGCGTCCGGATTCGACGTGTCCGAGCCCGCCGTCGGCCTGCTGGTCACCGGGTACGCGTTCGTCGTCGCGGTCTCGGTGGTGCCGCTGGTCGCCGTGACGGCCCACTGGGACCGGCGGACGGCCGCGGTGGCCACGGTCGCGACGATCACCGCGTCCAACCTGCTGCTCGCCGTCGCGCCGACCTACGGCGTCGCCGTCGCCGCCCGGGTGGTCTCCGCCGTCGGCCACGGGGTGTTCTGGTCGGTCGTCGCACCGATGGCCGCCCGGCTGCTCGGGCCGCAGCAGGCCGGCCGAGCCACCGCCGTGGTCTTCGCGGGGAACTCGCTCGCCTTCCTCTTCGGCCTCCCCCTGACCTCCTGGCTCGGCGCGACGATCGGCTGGCGGCCGGCCGTCCTCACCGTGGCGGGCGCCGCGGCGCTGTCGGCACTGCTGATCCGCGCCACGATCGACCCGCAGCCCGCGGAGGGCTCGACGCCGCAGCGGGGACCAGCGGCCGTGCGGCGCGTCGTGACCGACGGGACCCTCGCCCCCGTCAACGTCGCCACGCTGATCACGGTCTTGGGCCACTGCACGGCGTTCACCTACATCACCGTGATCATCGCCGAGTACGTCCACCTCACCGGCCCCGCCACGTCGGGCCTCCTGCTCGCGCACGGGACGGCAGGCCTGGTCGGCCTCGTCCTGATCGGCCGGCAGGTCGACCGCCGCCCGCAGGCCACCGCGCTGGTCGTCACCGTCGGCCTGACCGCCTGCATGCTCGTGCTTCTCGTCGCCGGGCCGAGCTCCGCAGCCGTCGCGGGGGTCGCCGTCGTGCTGTGGGCCGTGCCGGCAGGCGGACTGTCGGTCGTACTGCAGGCCGCGGTGCTACGCGTCGCCCCGGACCGACCGGATCTCGCGTCCGCCGTCTACATCGTCGCCTACCAGGTCGGCATCGGACTCGGCGCGCTGATCGGCGGCCTCTTCATCGGCCACGGCGCCCTACCCGTCGCGGTGGCCGCGGCGGCGGCGTGCGGACTCGCCGCCACCGCCGTCGTCCGCCGGTCCGCCGCGTTCGGTCCGGTCCGGGCGTCGGGGTGCGGTGGCGCGCGGTGA